A single genomic interval of Chloracidobacterium validum harbors:
- a CDS encoding sialate O-acetylesterase: MGGPTWLLARLVVRPPTLRRLPRPLAPRRSLAMVKVGRFSSRGLVVGVILSTGLVVAALGIWKNWFGLRRMLYLDRRIHALTFPQPGQVLQRGADALATVPLTGRVGWLARTVEVATTQADDLDVAEHEWQVLGSPTRTSFQGRLALPTGCSRLFVRVGEPRPPQAFNHVETCEVCVGEVFVVAGQSNAAGSCATLFTARSPFVRTGQLDDADRLVWKLGDDPQTANGGGSVWPLVGDALVERLEVPVGFVNLAVGGSSIRDWQPGTANFTRLVQTLRALGPTGARAILWHQGESDAGMTADDYARYLRALITATHQALGTSAVPWVVAQASFKDGQTYDGVRAGQQQVWASGLARRGPDTDQLGPALRQPDRVHFNAEGTRAAAGLWTAAILEAIFQAPPPADAPPVSGGSAKLSPETGRHRPF, from the coding sequence ATGGGCGGCCCTACGTGGCTACTGGCGCGGCTGGTGGTCCGGCCGCCAACGCTGCGCCGACTGCCGCGTCCGCTTGCGCCGCGCCGGAGTCTCGCCATGGTGAAGGTCGGCCGGTTCTCATCCCGCGGGCTGGTGGTCGGCGTCATCCTGTCCACGGGATTGGTCGTAGCTGCGCTCGGCATCTGGAAGAACTGGTTCGGCCTGCGGCGGATGCTCTACCTCGACCGGCGCATCCACGCTTTGACCTTCCCGCAGCCGGGCCAGGTGCTCCAGCGCGGCGCGGACGCCCTGGCGACCGTCCCCCTGACCGGGCGCGTGGGGTGGCTGGCCCGCACGGTCGAAGTCGCCACGACCCAGGCCGACGACCTGGACGTTGCCGAGCACGAATGGCAGGTGCTGGGCAGTCCAACCCGAACCTCGTTCCAAGGGCGCTTGGCGCTCCCGACCGGTTGCTCCCGGTTGTTTGTCCGGGTTGGGGAGCCGCGCCCCCCACAGGCGTTCAATCACGTTGAAACGTGCGAAGTGTGCGTGGGTGAGGTGTTCGTCGTGGCCGGACAGTCCAATGCCGCCGGAAGCTGCGCGACCCTGTTTACCGCCCGGTCGCCGTTCGTTCGGACCGGACAACTGGACGATGCCGACCGCCTGGTGTGGAAGCTCGGCGATGATCCGCAGACGGCAAACGGCGGCGGCTCGGTGTGGCCGCTGGTCGGGGACGCCCTGGTGGAACGCCTCGAGGTACCGGTCGGCTTTGTCAACCTTGCTGTTGGCGGAAGCAGCATCCGCGACTGGCAGCCGGGAACGGCTAACTTCACGCGCCTGGTGCAAACGCTGCGCGCCCTCGGACCGACCGGCGCGCGCGCCATTCTCTGGCACCAGGGTGAAAGTGACGCCGGCATGACCGCGGATGACTATGCCCGGTACTTGCGCGCGCTCATCACCGCGACCCACCAGGCGCTGGGTACTTCGGCGGTGCCGTGGGTGGTGGCGCAGGCGTCGTTCAAGGATGGGCAGACTTACGATGGCGTCCGCGCCGGCCAGCAGCAGGTGTGGGCGTCTGGACTGGCCCGGCGCGGGCCGGATACCGATCAGCTCGGCCCTGCACTGCGCCAGCCTGACCGCGTTCACTTCAACGCGGAGGGTACCAGGGCGGCGGCCGGGTTATGGACCGCGGCAATCCTCGAAGCCATCTTTCAGGCTCCTCCGCCGGCGGACGCCCCGCCCGTCTCCGGGGGTTCTGCCAAGCTGTCCCCTGAGACTGGTCGTCACCGGCCTTTTTGA
- the nrdR gene encoding transcriptional regulator NrdR, translating into MKCPYCGNLEDKVVDSRESREGDVIRRRRECLKCERRFTSYERIDEIPYMVIKKDGRREPFDRQKVLAGLARACEKRPVSTAKLEALVSAVEKYVQESRDRERSTQKIGELIMRRLKDLDKVAYVRFASVYLEFKDVTEFMSELKSLVKGSPAAVRRRRDVDGVST; encoded by the coding sequence GTGAAATGTCCATATTGTGGCAACCTTGAAGACAAGGTCGTGGACTCGCGTGAAAGCCGTGAGGGGGATGTCATCCGCCGTCGGCGTGAGTGTCTCAAGTGTGAGCGGCGCTTCACGTCGTATGAGCGGATTGACGAGATTCCCTACATGGTCATCAAGAAAGACGGTCGGCGTGAGCCGTTTGATCGGCAGAAGGTGTTGGCCGGGCTGGCACGCGCCTGCGAGAAGCGTCCCGTGTCAACGGCCAAGCTCGAAGCCCTGGTGAGCGCGGTGGAGAAGTACGTTCAGGAGTCCCGCGACCGTGAGCGTTCGACCCAGAAAATTGGTGAACTCATCATGCGCCGCCTCAAGGACCTCGATAAAGTCGCCTATGTGCGTTTTGCCTCGGTGTATCTGGAGTTCAAGGATGTAACCGAGTTTATGTCCGAGCTGAAGTCGCTGGTGAAGGGGAGTCCGGCGGCAGTGCGCCGAAGGCGTGACGTGGATGGCGTCTCGACCTAG
- a CDS encoding type IV pilus twitching motility protein PilT, translated as MSYFDLPPIIERMLAVDEKISDLNFSVGRPPQVELNGKLVPVDIKGLRNLTPYQTEIIAMALLAGNSDAAEKLVQTGSVDLSYSLPSRTRFRVNIFSQRGTYSIVMRVIPTEVPTIESLGLPPQLGEISHLKNGIVLLTGPTGSGKSSTLAAILRKINEEKFYHIVTIEDPIEFLHTHKNCTINQRELGSDTPSFALALRAALRQAPKVILVGEMRDLETTEIALEAAETGHLVFSTLHTTDASKTVDRIIGIFPKNEEHVIRVRLAQAFRYIITQRLIPRADGKGRIAAVEILKSTPRTREYIEKGESEGKSLLDAMEDGSLDGMQHFDQVIERMIRQGIITQEDGVAFATNQNNLLLRLSGLGSSSDFAGAGGSEIQRIQKEQQGIRNPTLGGMRPVAPPVRTTTETPRPSMLDIIER; from the coding sequence ATGAGTTACTTTGACTTACCACCGATCATCGAGCGCATGCTGGCGGTTGATGAAAAAATTAGCGACTTGAACTTTTCCGTTGGGCGGCCGCCGCAGGTCGAGCTGAATGGGAAGTTGGTTCCGGTGGACATCAAGGGCCTGCGCAATCTGACGCCCTACCAGACGGAAATCATTGCCATGGCGCTCTTGGCGGGCAACAGCGATGCCGCCGAAAAGTTGGTGCAAACCGGCTCGGTGGACTTGTCGTATAGCTTGCCCTCACGAACGCGCTTCCGCGTCAACATCTTCTCGCAGCGCGGCACCTACTCCATCGTCATGCGCGTCATCCCAACCGAGGTGCCGACGATTGAGTCGCTGGGTCTGCCGCCGCAGCTAGGAGAAATCTCGCACCTCAAGAACGGGATTGTGCTACTGACCGGCCCAACCGGGAGCGGGAAATCATCCACGCTGGCCGCCATTTTGCGGAAGATCAACGAGGAAAAGTTCTACCACATCGTCACGATTGAGGACCCGATCGAGTTTCTCCATACGCACAAAAACTGCACTATCAACCAGCGCGAACTGGGTAGCGACACGCCAAGCTTTGCGCTGGCCCTGCGCGCCGCGCTGCGTCAGGCCCCGAAGGTCATTCTCGTGGGTGAGATGCGCGACCTGGAGACAACTGAAATCGCACTCGAGGCCGCCGAGACGGGTCACTTGGTGTTTTCAACGCTGCACACCACAGACGCCTCGAAGACGGTGGATCGCATCATCGGTATCTTTCCCAAGAACGAAGAGCACGTCATTCGGGTACGGCTGGCGCAGGCCTTCCGCTACATCATCACGCAGCGTCTGATTCCACGCGCGGATGGCAAGGGGCGGATTGCCGCAGTCGAGATTCTCAAGTCCACGCCCCGCACCCGCGAATACATCGAAAAAGGCGAGAGTGAAGGCAAGTCACTTCTGGATGCAATGGAAGATGGTTCGCTCGACGGCATGCAGCACTTCGATCAAGTCATTGAGCGGATGATTCGCCAGGGCATCATTACTCAGGAAGACGGTGTGGCATTTGCCACCAATCAAAACAACTTGCTGTTGCGGTTGTCTGGGCTTGGTTCCTCGAGCGACTTTGCGGGCGCCGGCGGCAGTGAAATCCAGCGCATACAAAAGGAGCAACAGGGGATACGCAACCCAACGCTGGGTGGCATGCGTCCGGTCGCCCCGCCAGTGCGCACCACAACTGAGACACCACGTCCGTCAATGCTTGACATCATTGAGCGGTGA
- a CDS encoding glycosyltransferase: MPTEARYAPVSLVTTVLNDLAGCQAFFAAMEAQTLCPREIVIVDGGSRDGTWAFLQDYCPRRDYRLIVAQEVGCNVARGRNLAIARATHDIIVSTDVGCQWDDRWLEELATPLLADPALDAVMGSWMVRYEDLPDAWARVEFACYPEFALRAQPDSHASSRAIAYRKRLWEQLGGYPEDLTLAADDMVFALLLHAHTKAVTSAPTPRCFWERPATLRRFRREAERNFFGAGEADIWRKHGLLVGGRLLVEWLAWPVGLLVGGFEIWGLGRPPIGGGLVWLVGAGGLGLRLWQLAPAVARYHARGGRGGWWRLPWFEYAVKWAALRGYWRGWWSGRQRCADCRVRLRRAGVSPW, translated from the coding sequence ATGCCGACGGAAGCCCGCTATGCGCCGGTGTCACTCGTGACGACGGTGCTCAATGACCTTGCCGGTTGCCAGGCGTTTTTCGCGGCTATGGAGGCACAGACGCTTTGTCCGCGGGAGATCGTCATCGTAGATGGTGGTTCGCGGGACGGCACCTGGGCGTTTTTGCAGGATTACTGCCCACGCCGCGATTACCGCCTGATCGTGGCGCAGGAAGTCGGCTGTAACGTCGCCCGCGGACGAAATCTGGCCATTGCGCGCGCGACGCACGACATCATCGTTTCAACGGATGTCGGTTGCCAGTGGGACGACCGGTGGCTGGAAGAGCTGGCAACACCCCTCCTCGCCGATCCGGCCCTCGACGCCGTGATGGGCAGTTGGATGGTGCGTTATGAAGATTTGCCGGATGCATGGGCGCGGGTGGAATTTGCCTGCTACCCTGAGTTTGCGCTCCGGGCGCAGCCTGATTCGCATGCCTCATCGCGCGCCATTGCCTACCGCAAGCGCCTCTGGGAACAGCTCGGTGGGTATCCCGAAGACCTCACGCTGGCGGCTGACGACATGGTGTTTGCGCTCCTGCTCCATGCGCATACGAAGGCGGTGACGAGCGCCCCGACGCCGCGTTGCTTCTGGGAACGTCCGGCGACCCTGCGCCGTTTTCGGCGCGAAGCCGAACGGAACTTTTTCGGGGCCGGGGAAGCCGACATCTGGCGCAAGCATGGCTTGTTGGTTGGCGGAAGGCTGCTGGTCGAGTGGCTTGCCTGGCCGGTCGGGCTGCTGGTCGGTGGCTTTGAAATCTGGGGCCTGGGCCGGCCGCCCATCGGCGGTGGACTGGTGTGGCTGGTCGGGGCCGGTGGGCTGGGCCTTCGCCTCTGGCAACTGGCGCCCGCCGTGGCACGTTATCACGCCCGCGGTGGACGCGGCGGCTGGTGGCGGCTGCCCTGGTTTGAATACGCAGTCAAATGGGCGGCCCTACGTGGCTACTGGCGCGGCTGGTGGTCCGGCCGCCAACGCTGCGCCGACTGCCGCGTCCGCTTGCGCCGCGCCGGAGTCTCGCCATGGTGA
- a CDS encoding glycosyltransferase family 4 protein: MKITLVTREFFPLTGGLQVLAAQLGHELKKRHHEFEVITRFTQQRHPLENHLVSSEREQTIESARIQTHVVGHGQLSGWLLKSSYKLLFRERTATIPIRLFEFLYREKITEKIKASDVVHFLGQGLELLGFAGLKSATTLRKPFIVEPCVHPGQWGDQAVDLRLYHQADALIAHTNFEKDFLISRGIPSPKIHVIHGFEDRTDGNGSRFRKKHDVQGFMVLFLGRRSKDKGYPVAVEAFLNFLKHHPDATLVVIGPADMPQVHVPLPHASRIIEVGHVGEDDKHDALAACDVLCVPSEGESFGIVYMEAWRYKKPIIARKLPVLEEINGDDPGGILVDHTGDQAKTAENVAEALCRLAQNQSLRSKLGERGFQISSRFVWEQVIERYIEVYQTALSTT; encoded by the coding sequence ATGAAGATCACCTTGGTCACACGCGAGTTCTTTCCACTCACCGGCGGGTTGCAAGTGCTGGCAGCCCAGCTTGGCCACGAACTCAAAAAAAGACACCATGAGTTTGAAGTCATCACCCGCTTTACCCAACAGCGCCATCCACTGGAAAACCACCTGGTCAGCTCAGAACGAGAGCAAACCATCGAAAGCGCGCGCATCCAAACCCACGTCGTCGGCCACGGTCAACTGTCCGGCTGGCTTCTGAAAAGTTCCTACAAATTGCTTTTCAGGGAACGAACCGCGACCATCCCCATTCGACTTTTCGAGTTCCTTTACAGAGAAAAAATAACCGAAAAAATCAAAGCCTCCGATGTCGTTCACTTCCTGGGTCAAGGTTTGGAGCTGCTCGGTTTCGCAGGCCTAAAAAGCGCAACGACGCTGAGAAAACCTTTCATCGTCGAACCGTGCGTTCATCCAGGACAGTGGGGCGACCAGGCCGTTGACTTGAGGTTGTATCACCAGGCGGATGCCCTGATCGCGCACACCAATTTTGAAAAGGACTTTCTCATCAGCCGTGGGATTCCATCCCCAAAAATCCACGTCATCCACGGCTTTGAGGACCGTACCGACGGCAACGGCTCACGATTTAGAAAAAAGCACGATGTCCAGGGCTTCATGGTGCTTTTTCTTGGCAGGCGGTCGAAGGACAAGGGCTATCCAGTTGCCGTCGAAGCTTTCCTGAACTTCCTCAAGCACCACCCGGATGCGACACTGGTTGTCATCGGGCCGGCTGACATGCCGCAAGTCCACGTGCCGCTGCCTCATGCGAGTCGGATCATCGAAGTCGGCCACGTCGGAGAAGACGACAAGCACGATGCCCTGGCGGCCTGCGATGTCCTGTGCGTACCATCCGAAGGAGAGTCTTTTGGCATCGTGTACATGGAAGCCTGGCGGTACAAAAAGCCAATCATAGCGAGAAAGCTTCCGGTCCTGGAGGAAATCAACGGAGATGATCCAGGTGGTATCCTGGTTGATCACACTGGAGACCAAGCCAAGACCGCAGAAAACGTAGCCGAAGCGCTTTGCCGGCTCGCTCAAAACCAGTCGCTTCGCTCCAAGCTTGGAGAGCGCGGCTTTCAGATTTCTTCCAGGTTCGTTTGGGAACAGGTCATCGAGCGATACATAGAGGTTTACCAAACGGCTCTTTCCACAACCTGA
- a CDS encoding zinc-ribbon domain-containing protein, whose protein sequence is MQVVCTQCRAKFEIQEKNLPDKPFSVNCPKCRFGMTVKPPPKAAPTIRGAPKSMQVNQDALTQLVALLSGQTTRNADGSTGSLASWQRRQTLLCLTDQAQIQQVLEKLDHNAYAPSVCEEAAKAIELMRDSQIDLVLLDPQFDSANQGGIAVLRHVNSLPPKYRRRTYLVLISPQVKTLDTYMAFLNGVNLTVNAADVETINLILERSIRDFNELYRCYNTAAGLNPF, encoded by the coding sequence ATGCAAGTTGTTTGCACGCAATGCCGGGCCAAGTTCGAGATTCAGGAAAAAAACCTGCCGGACAAGCCGTTTTCAGTCAACTGCCCGAAGTGCCGCTTCGGGATGACCGTCAAACCTCCACCAAAAGCCGCACCCACGATCCGCGGCGCGCCGAAGTCCATGCAAGTCAATCAGGATGCCTTGACGCAACTCGTGGCCCTGCTCTCCGGCCAGACAACCCGCAATGCCGATGGCTCGACCGGTTCGCTGGCAAGCTGGCAACGTCGCCAGACCTTGCTGTGCCTGACTGATCAAGCTCAAATACAGCAGGTGCTCGAAAAGCTCGACCACAATGCCTATGCCCCATCCGTCTGCGAAGAAGCTGCCAAAGCGATTGAGCTGATGCGCGATTCGCAGATTGACTTGGTGTTACTCGACCCGCAGTTTGATAGCGCCAACCAGGGGGGCATTGCCGTTCTGCGCCATGTCAACTCGCTGCCGCCCAAGTATCGGCGACGCACTTACTTGGTGCTCATCTCGCCTCAGGTCAAGACGCTCGATACCTACATGGCATTTCTGAACGGCGTCAATCTCACGGTCAACGCGGCTGATGTTGAAACCATCAATCTGATACTGGAGCGGAGCATCCGCGATTTCAATGAACTGTATCGTTGTTACAACACTGCCGCTGGACTGAACCCCTTCTAA
- a CDS encoding D-sedoheptulose-7-phosphate isomerase → MSSQSSDLLPVNDALTVAEAALRDHAAVVTALMPLLPTVADLAARMVETIRRDGRLLLCGNGGSAADAQHIAAELVGRFERDRRPFPALALTTDTSALTAIANDLGYTEVFARQLAALGRPGDLLLAISTSGQSPNVIRAAEVARDRQMTVLGLTGRTGGALLPLCDLCLCVPSDATPRIQEMHIFIGHVLCDVIERTLGEAGR, encoded by the coding sequence ATGTCGTCCCAATCTTCTGACTTGCTTCCGGTAAACGATGCCCTGACAGTAGCCGAAGCGGCACTGCGCGATCATGCCGCGGTCGTGACCGCGCTGATGCCCTTGCTGCCGACCGTTGCCGATTTGGCAGCCCGGATGGTTGAAACCATCCGGCGGGACGGCCGCCTGTTGCTCTGTGGCAATGGCGGTTCGGCGGCCGATGCCCAGCACATTGCGGCGGAACTCGTCGGACGCTTCGAGCGCGACCGACGCCCCTTCCCGGCCCTGGCCCTGACCACCGACACCTCGGCCCTTACGGCCATTGCCAACGACCTTGGCTATACGGAAGTCTTTGCCCGCCAACTGGCGGCGCTGGGTCGGCCCGGCGACCTTCTGCTGGCAATTTCAACCAGTGGACAGAGTCCGAACGTCATCCGCGCGGCTGAAGTTGCCCGCGACCGACAGATGACCGTTCTGGGACTGACCGGCCGCACCGGCGGTGCGTTGTTGCCGCTGTGTGACCTGTGCCTGTGTGTCCCGTCCGACGCCACGCCGCGCATTCAAGAAATGCACATCTTCATCGGACACGTTCTGTGTGACGTGATTGAGCGAACCCTGGGTGAGGCCGGACGATGA
- a CDS encoding DUF3299 domain-containing protein: MSWSRSFVVTLVVVGCLLVAGPKGWAATLAPSALRFRDLNGVQVNGREVVYPQRAQQLNGKQVEINGFMVPLGISDGKIRRFILIEVPLACCFGDGPGIEQMIFVTLAPGQELSAASDYPVAVTGTLQVGVQRRESGAVESLYRIVNARARKLV, translated from the coding sequence GTGTCGTGGTCGAGATCGTTTGTGGTGACGTTGGTTGTTGTCGGATGCTTGCTGGTTGCCGGCCCCAAGGGATGGGCGGCGACGCTTGCGCCGAGCGCGCTTCGATTCCGCGACCTCAATGGCGTGCAGGTCAATGGCCGGGAAGTGGTGTATCCCCAGCGGGCGCAGCAGCTCAACGGCAAGCAGGTCGAAATCAATGGCTTCATGGTGCCGCTTGGCATCAGCGATGGCAAAATCCGACGCTTCATTTTGATCGAAGTGCCGTTGGCGTGCTGTTTTGGTGATGGCCCAGGCATCGAGCAAATGATTTTCGTCACACTCGCGCCGGGGCAGGAACTCAGCGCAGCCAGTGACTATCCGGTAGCCGTGACCGGAACCCTTCAGGTTGGCGTCCAGCGCCGCGAGAGTGGCGCGGTTGAAAGCCTGTACCGGATTGTCAACGCGCGCGCGCGCAAGCTGGTCTGA
- a CDS encoding Gfo/Idh/MocA family protein yields the protein MGQATVDIAIIGCGHWGPNHIRTFSSFPEARVIAAADVSRPNLERVGKAYPSLALFEDYRRMLAETEAHAVVISTPTSTHHAIVRDALLADKHVLVEKPLCRTSEEGEELVALAAERGRLLMVGQVFLFNRGILKLKEYLQFGDLGRIYTLVSTRTNLGPIRKDVNAVYDLASHDIAIFDFLTGATPLEVSASGAAYLQPGVEDLAFITLRYPNDLLAHVHVSWLNPRKVREITVVGDKKMLVWDDLATVGPICIYDKGVVREPYYEDYGQFQLLAREGDIAIPRIQLEEPLKAQARYFLDGLRRGHITVSDGKSGLAVVRTLEAIQASLLQHGAPIPVSKAG from the coding sequence ATGGGCCAGGCTACGGTTGACATTGCCATTATTGGATGCGGTCACTGGGGACCAAACCATATTCGCACGTTTTCTTCGTTCCCGGAGGCCAGGGTTATCGCAGCAGCCGATGTGAGTCGCCCTAACTTGGAACGGGTGGGCAAGGCTTATCCGAGCCTGGCGCTGTTTGAAGATTACCGCCGCATGCTGGCGGAAACAGAAGCGCACGCGGTTGTCATTTCGACGCCGACGAGTACGCATCATGCCATCGTCCGCGATGCGTTGCTGGCCGATAAGCACGTTCTCGTTGAAAAGCCGCTCTGCCGAACGTCTGAAGAAGGCGAGGAACTCGTCGCCCTCGCCGCCGAGCGGGGACGCTTGCTGATGGTAGGGCAGGTGTTCCTGTTCAATCGCGGCATTCTCAAGCTCAAGGAATACCTGCAATTTGGCGACCTGGGACGGATTTACACCCTGGTTTCAACCCGCACCAACCTTGGGCCGATTCGCAAGGATGTCAACGCGGTCTATGATTTGGCATCGCATGACATTGCGATTTTCGACTTCCTGACGGGCGCAACGCCGCTGGAAGTATCCGCCTCTGGCGCGGCCTACCTACAGCCCGGCGTGGAAGACCTCGCCTTCATTACGCTGCGCTATCCAAATGACCTGCTGGCGCACGTTCATGTGTCGTGGCTCAACCCACGCAAGGTCCGCGAAATTACGGTTGTCGGCGACAAGAAGATGCTCGTCTGGGATGACCTGGCGACGGTCGGCCCCATCTGTATCTACGACAAAGGCGTTGTGCGTGAACCGTATTACGAAGACTACGGGCAGTTCCAACTCCTCGCCCGCGAGGGTGACATTGCGATTCCCCGGATTCAACTCGAAGAACCGCTCAAGGCCCAGGCCCGTTACTTCCTCGACGGCCTGCGCCGGGGACACATCACCGTCTCGGACGGAAAAAGTGGCTTGGCAGTCGTCCGTACGCTCGAAGCCATTCAGGCATCACTTTTGCAGCATGGCGCGCCGATACCAGTAAGCAAAGCCGGCTAG
- a CDS encoding glycosyltransferase family 2 protein, translating to MSAIECDTLALISIVVPLYNKAAYVGDTLRSVLAQTCTDWELLVVDNGSTDGSAELARGFDDARVQVVTSPRQGPGAARNYGIRMARGDWIQFLDADDWLAPDHIERQLAVATRHPEAALIAGGWREVRDDRPGQVVVQRPAGYGQGPLALQDAAFAFPPWAVHAALVRREALTEEYLWPEELDRFSNEDAVFWFRLVMTCSTAFSSATGAFYRMQTPTARNQLDDPAKRLREFDLAAEYNLRWLTERGRQPTPGQAAALMRAYSSVYEAAGRINDSSTAQAALARAEQWLARYFAIADEPAWAMRFRRWLGLSRFLRYRRLWPA from the coding sequence TTGTCAGCTATTGAGTGCGATACGTTGGCTTTGATTTCGATTGTCGTCCCGCTCTACAACAAGGCCGCCTATGTGGGTGACACGCTCCGCAGCGTGTTGGCGCAGACCTGCACCGACTGGGAACTGCTGGTGGTGGACAACGGCTCGACCGATGGCAGCGCCGAGCTGGCCCGCGGCTTCGACGACGCCCGCGTGCAGGTGGTCACGTCGCCTCGCCAGGGACCAGGCGCGGCGCGGAACTACGGCATCCGAATGGCGCGGGGCGACTGGATTCAGTTTCTCGATGCCGATGACTGGCTGGCCCCAGACCACATCGAGCGCCAGCTTGCCGTTGCCACGCGGCACCCAGAAGCGGCGCTCATCGCGGGCGGATGGCGTGAGGTACGCGACGACCGGCCCGGACAGGTGGTTGTCCAGCGGCCGGCCGGCTACGGACAGGGGCCACTGGCGCTCCAGGATGCCGCCTTTGCCTTCCCTCCCTGGGCCGTCCATGCGGCGCTCGTCCGCCGGGAGGCGCTGACCGAAGAGTACCTCTGGCCGGAAGAACTCGACCGCTTCTCCAACGAGGATGCCGTTTTTTGGTTTCGGCTGGTCATGACGTGCTCGACGGCTTTTAGTTCGGCGACCGGAGCCTTTTACCGCATGCAGACACCAACGGCCCGCAACCAGCTTGACGACCCCGCCAAACGCTTGCGCGAGTTTGATTTAGCGGCAGAGTACAACCTGCGGTGGCTGACCGAACGCGGTCGCCAGCCAACGCCCGGTCAAGCGGCGGCCTTGATGCGCGCTTATTCAAGCGTGTATGAAGCCGCCGGCCGCATCAACGATTCCAGCACGGCGCAGGCGGCGCTGGCCCGCGCCGAACAGTGGCTTGCGCGCTACTTTGCCATTGCCGATGAGCCGGCCTGGGCCATGCGCTTTCGGCGCTGGCTTGGGCTGTCCCGCTTCCTGCGCTACCGAAGGCTCTGGCCGGCATAG
- a CDS encoding acyltransferase, whose protein sequence is MTPRVLAGSLLSYVYNHWLTHVPSHHIRRAYLRAYLGACGDRTWVQMGCRFLNGRKVFLGPRNSINFGCLFDGRRYAIRTGSDVSIGPEATLLTLGHDPQSPDFADQGGDIVIGDRVWIAYRAIIMPGVTVGEGAVVAAGAVVTQDVAPYTIVGGVPARPIGTREANLRYAFNYAPFLV, encoded by the coding sequence ATGACCCCACGTGTGCTTGCCGGAAGCCTGCTCAGCTACGTCTATAACCACTGGCTCACGCATGTGCCCTCGCACCACATCCGCCGCGCTTACCTGCGCGCCTACCTGGGCGCGTGTGGCGACCGCACCTGGGTACAGATGGGGTGCCGGTTTCTCAACGGACGGAAGGTCTTTCTAGGTCCGCGCAACTCAATCAACTTCGGCTGTCTGTTTGACGGTCGGCGCTACGCGATTCGCACCGGCAGCGATGTCTCGATTGGGCCCGAAGCCACGCTGCTCACCCTGGGGCACGATCCCCAATCGCCGGATTTTGCCGATCAGGGCGGCGACATCGTCATCGGCGACCGGGTCTGGATTGCCTACCGCGCCATCATCATGCCGGGCGTGACGGTGGGCGAAGGGGCCGTGGTGGCGGCCGGGGCCGTCGTGACGCAAGATGTCGCGCCCTACACGATTGTCGGAGGCGTTCCGGCGCGGCCCATCGGCACCCGGGAAGCCAACCTGCGCTATGCCTTCAACTACGCGCCCTTTCTGGTTTAG